Genomic segment of Gasterosteus aculeatus chromosome 4, fGasAcu3.hap1.1, whole genome shotgun sequence:
CCCGGCATGTACGTGGCTCTGAAGCGGACCGGCCAGTACAAGTCCGGGAGCAAAACCGGACCCGGTCAAAAGGCCATTCTGTTCCTCCCCATGTCGGCTAAGTGCTAATCGGATCGAGTCAATGCCAACGAAGAAGACGAAGAGCTCCATCGAATGCGTCTGCTCTCCTTCAGCTTCTACCGGCAAACAGTGCAGCGCATTCACACCCGCCTGCTTCccagtgaaagaaagaaacaaataaaaataaaaaacaagcttTTCCTGCCGACTGGCCATTTGCGACGCTGCTACGGCGTTTGTCTGACCCGTACGGGTCGTCCCTCTCTGGCCGAGGGATTGAAACCAGCGACCTGTCGATAACGCCTCTGCCTGACTGGACGCTGCAGGACGTTGGCCGCGCGCCGGAATATTCTGTTGAAACGTGAAGGGCTGTTTCGGCGTGACGGACTTTTAGCATTGTGTGATAGAACAAGGTTTGACGGAACAAACCGAGCAAACTAAACCGACTAAAACCCAAGAAGCACTCATTACACTTCATAGCTAGTCCACGGGTGACCTGAGCTCGTCCCGACGCACGTAGACCAGATAAACATCATAAAAGGCACTTGACCTTAAAAGAAAAGGTGATTTTGACCTCTAACCAGCCATTTTGGAGGCCCGTAGTGAATATTGCTACTCGCCACTGACTGGTTGTCCGCTCGtgtcaaaccaaaccaaagaaAAGTGCTTCTGGCAGCCAGTGCCGTCCAACAGATTTGGActtccaacatggccgccaattaattttttttgttaattaacCGTATGAAACGCAAAAAAAAGATTGGCACCATATTTCTTCAGAGCTTCCAGCTGgcgctgaagaaaaaaaaaaaaatcaaaaacacacTGCAAACCCAATTCCAGCCTCGACTACTCCTCAAATACCAGTAACACTGACTGTCAACGCGTGTAGCCGCGGCGTGCTAACCCCGCTAGCCTTTCAGCGGCCTGAGGTACAGCTGGTAAAACACCCCCGAGTAGACGGCGGGCAGCTCCTCCATGACCAGGTCGATTTCGCCGAAGCCGCGCTCCAGGCCGCGCAGCAGGAGCCGGGCCACGCGGGAGGTGATGGGCGTGGTGCGGTCCGTCCGGGCCAGCTCGGCCAGCTCCAGCCACTCGCAGCGCAGACACTCCTGGGTGCAGAAGTCGATGTCGTAGCTGAGCGGCCGCAGCCGGCAGATGATGTACATGTCCGACATGGCGAAGGCGCCGGGGTGGTCGTGCTGCTGCCGGATGCTGAGCAGCGACTTGAACTCGGAGCGGACGCCGGTCTCCTCAAAGACTTCCCGGACAGCGGTGGCCCCTGGGGGagcgggaaaaacaacaaagggtGGACtgttcacatacacacacatatttacacaggTTTGAATGTAGATTCTCCGCATATGTATCCTCTTTTAGCTTAGCACCGAAGGGGAAGGCTTCCAGCTCGATGTACTGTAGGAGTGGTCCTTTGCTCACCGATATTTTCTCCCGGATCAGACAAGCCGCCGGGGAACTTCCACGCATTCTTTGTCTGAAATACGAGGGCAAAGTTAACAACCAACATCCATTGTGATGGATGGCACTGCTGTAGCTGTAGCTTGTGTTCACAAGGAACCTTGAAATAAATGTTGTCTATTAGTCCATTTTATCCACGAGGCCGTATCTTAAAAGCTTGTAAGAGAAAATTGTGTTCAAAAGGATTCGACTGCCGTTCACTCATGTTTCATATTCAGTGTTTTTGCAAAACTTGGTATTTAATAACAGTCTGCTGCTGGTTGAGTTATGGTGTCAGTGTTGTTATAGGTCGATTTttgtagttaaaaaaaagaaaaaaaagcatgccGTAGTTTATTTTTAAGAAATGCTATTCCATCTTAGATTCACCTCGTTTTGcaaattgtgtctttgtgaggaACACGGATACACTGCAGCATTTATTTTCATGTCCTTCATGTTAACAGGGTGCTGTTCCTAAAGTGTGCTAGTATGGATGTAATAAAGGGATCTTGTTTGAATCGGTGTGCTTTTTCACAGTAGTACCTCAGAGTAACACGCGTAAAACACATGCTGGATTTGGGAGTAAAACGCTTGGGCGCTGGTTTAAATGAAAAGGGTGGAATCCCTCGCGGCCCATCGGGGGTCCGTCGCTGGTCTCTTGTGCTGATGCGAGAGCAATAACGCCCCGGCTTCGGGTCAGGAAGTCCGATGTCCCCTGTGAGCTCTGAACCGGCTCAGTCTGCCAAACACTTACTGCAGAACGCCTGATTCCAGTAAACGGCTCgatgtgggaggaggaggaggaggaggatgaagagataaaACTCCCCCCACTTAAGGGCCACTAACTGTTTCCCTCTGCTTCTGGACAGAAGACACGTTAAACCCTCTTAGAAGACGGCCGGCACACGTTATAAAACTACGTTGTGTGAAATTGATTTTGTTCCTTCTCAGATTTTTCCTACTAGAACCGAAGAGAGAACTTtaacaaaataatcaaaatgaatgGAACTTGACAGGTGGTCACATGACCTGACATTGACGTCCAGGAGCCGCCGCCGTGCTGAAATCTGGTTCCCCCTCGAGAATGTAAACAGGTCTGTGTAGCAAACATTTCTCTTTCAAAGCGGACCTTATAGCAAgccgggggggggtgtatgtgaGGGCGTTGGGCCTGAAGTCAGCtggcgtgttgtgtgtgtaaacaaacaCGACCAAATCACCGGAGCGTTTAGCAGCAGGGTGTTTGCTCCGGCCCTGGGATTCAAACCAGTAACCAGATCCGTGTCtaatgtgttgctttcaggcTCCGTCAGGCAACACCCGCCCAAATGTGAGAGATTCTTTCTTCTACAGGAGTTTATCCGGTTGTGAACTTCGCCCATTCTAAATAGAAACAGTTTATCCTTTTCATTAGGAAACAACCTTCCTTTCACTAGGAAAGTAGCTAAACAACAGCAGAGGTTTACAAGTATCTTCAAATCAATTCCATTTACCTTGTTTCTGTCTTGGACCACAAGAACTTTTCCATTCGATTCATCAACAACTGCACCTGCGAAACAACACAATCATTCAGGAGGTTTTATGACGTGCGTTTTGTTCCTCAGCGCTGCATACCTGTCGAGAATAAAAGAGATAGTAATGCTGCGTGTGGAGGACCTGCTCACTGAGAGCGCCGGCGTTCCCCTTCGCGTGCTCGTCAGGCAAAAGCCGGCGTTACACTTAGAGCAAAAGTGGACAAACTCCGGCCTCCGTGAGTGTCACGGCTGCGTAACGGAAGGTCGTCTCAACGGCCCGACTTGGCCTTCCAAGTGGAAACTGACGTCAGCCCCGATCCAGCGGGCCAAACGGCGCTTCGCGGTAGGAGGCGCGCCTGGTGCCAGCGGAGGGCTATCATTATGGAGCGTAGCAAACCAAACGCTCAGCgggagagaaggaaatatgaaCTACGAGGGGGGGAAAATCATCACAGAGGAGATGTGGGTTCtgtagtggaaaaaaaaaagaaagaagcaagCTGTGAATCGCTTGAGGTCACGGTTGGTTTCTGAGCCAGAACCAAGCTCAGAAGTCTTCTCGTCATTTATCATTTCACgttggcttcttcttctgacGGTGATTTTTGTTTGGGGGAGTAATTCGGGTCACAGCTGCAGACCCGTGGTGCACCTTGAGGTCACGATGGGGATGGAGAGTCGCTGTAGATCACTGCAGACGTGTTTCATTGCTGAAACCTAAATCAGCACACGTTCTTAGCGTCCAGCCTCTCGATTCGGCTGCCTTGGTTTCCGTGAAAACAATTGCATTTCTTCAGGGCTGGTGGATCGGTCGCACGCGTCGAGACGGGCTGAGGGCATTAAAAGAGAGCGGACGCTGTCCAAAGGACAATTACTGCATGGTGTTTAAGTTATTGACCCCTGTCCTGAAAAGGTCAGAGTTTAAGTGCAGCTGGGTGGATTCCGCTAACAGCCACCGggaggcgactcctctggtcctatagacgTCCCTCCAAAGATCCCCAAGGTAGGAACCCATCAACCCTCTCAGTCGATTGACTGTGTCGTCATTGTTTGTACCGGGGTGTTAAGGGGAaacataaggggggggggggggggggggttctggacCCTCTTCTATCCTGAAGGGCGCTGTGGACATGTTCTGACATGCTTCAACTACATCctcctgaaaaagaaaatgagtaaaaaaacggccctctgccctctgctggccaaTCAGGAGAGTCGCCCTGTTCAGGCCGAGTGACTCCTCTTTTTGCTCCTCTCAGCACACATCCATTTCCACCACTGCAAGAGTTATTTTCATCATGACCATTTTCAGTCAATTCAAAACCAACCCAATAGTTTTTAGCTCTATTGTTTTTTGATGGCGGTCTGTTagtttttaaaatatacaaacaacAGGCAATAACTGAAAGATTGTGATGTACGTGACGAATAATTGCTGGAAGGAACAATGAGACAGATGATCTTCAACTCGGAGTAAAGTTAGTCAGCTGACCTTTTTCAGGTAATATTGTTGTGTCAACCTACTGCTTCCCAAGAGCCAAGGAATTTCTACCTGCCACTCCAATTTGGTGAGTCGCGAACCCCGGCAGCCTGCTCTCCCCGTCCCCCATCCAGAGGGCCAACACGGCGTGGTCCCGTTTGGCGTGATGGAAGGTGAAGCCGtgggcggaggcggcggcggcacacCGGCTCATGGAGATGGGCACCCGGAGCCACACCGCCACTCTCCCCTCGGCTTTCCACTGGGCCAGCGAGCCTACGGAGTGAGCAAAAGGTTCATCGGGGTGGAGAGACTCGCTGCTTTATCGAATGTCCTGGAAGGTTCCTGATTCGAACCCCGGAGTGATTGGAAGAATGCAGGTAGAGATGCAGTGCCGGTACACAGACAATCAATTTAcagcaataataaaacaattatgCGTCATCTACGAACTTAAATAGGTGTTTTAATATATAATGTTCACTCTTAAATCAagataaattaaaaatatttgtttaataTATGTTTTGGAGTTTAAAGACCTAACGTTATATTGCATGCAGTCTATTCATTAAGCAACGTATGTTCAGACACGTTGTCAAGCATCCATGCACCTGCGTCTTCTTCGGTGCACGTGACACAGTGTCACGCACCCACCTGCACGGAAGACACGACCCGGTGCATTAATCTCCATCCACATTCACACTTTGCGACCACCAACCTTGAAGCAATCTGCCGAACGAGCTTTCGCTGACGTCCTCCGGTAGACCGGTGTCGGCCAGGTCCACGGTCACGCCGCCGAATCGGTCCCCCTGGCCCGTCAGGGCGCCGGTTCCGGTTACTTTCGGGGTACGCGAGAGCGCGCGGGCAGGTGAGCGCGCGCCGCAGAACCTTCCCATTGCCGCCGGGAACAGCCTCGAAGCGAAGGCCGCCATGTCTCCGTGCGGACACACGCGGGGGTTTAAAGGGTAACTGCGGCTACGACCGGGGCGTCCGTTCCTCCGACC
This window contains:
- the nudt6 gene encoding nucleoside diphosphate-linked moiety X motif 6, which encodes MAAFASRLFPAAMGRFCGARSPARALSRTPKVTGTGALTGQGDRFGGVTVDLADTGLPEDVSESSFGRLLQGSLAQWKAEGRVAVWLRVPISMSRCAAAASAHGFTFHHAKRDHAVLALWMGDGESRLPGFATHQIGVAGAVVDESNGKVLVVQDRNKTKNAWKFPGGLSDPGENIGATAVREVFEETGVRSEFKSLLSIRQQHDHPGAFAMSDMYIICRLRPLSYDIDFCTQECLRCEWLELAELARTDRTTPITSRVARLLLRGLERGFGEIDLVMEELPAVYSGVFYQLYLRPLKG